The genomic interval GTTGAAAACCGATTGGACCAAGGAAAAGAAGTGGTACTTGAAATAGAGGTACAAGGTGCAATGCAGGTACGTGAAAGAATGCCTGATGCGGTATTTATATTTATTGCACCACCGTCAAGACAAGCCTTAAGAGATCGGATTACAAAACGAGCAACAGAACCAGAAGCAATCATTAATAAGCGAATGGCCAAGGCAGAACGAGAGTTTGGTATGGCACATAAATATGATTATATAGTGGTAAATGATACAGTGGAAAACGCTGCTGATAGAATTATGGCAATTATTCGTGCTGAACATGCCAAAACAGAAAGAACCATTCATAAATACATGAAAATATTGGAGGTGGAATAAAATGAGATATCCTTCGATTGATAAATTATTAAAAATTGTGGACTCAAAATATAAATTAGTCCTTTTATCATCTAAGAGAGCAAAATCTATTGAACAAGGCTCACCAGAACAAATTGAAGACCTTAAATGTTATAAACCAGTGGGAATTGCTTTAGAGGAAATCCTTGAAGATAAATTAAACATAAAATATTAAATCCTTGAAAGTTTTTAAAAAAACCATTCAAGGTTTTTTTTAAGATTTTTTATGATAAGGGGAGCGATTAATTTGATTGCTGAAGTTATTGTAGATGTAAAAGTAAAAAATTTGAATAGACCTTTTAGTTATAGTGTCCCCTCTTATTTTGAAGAGGTTATTGAAATAGGGATGCGTGTTAAAGTTCCCTTTGGATCAAGAGAAATATTAGGATTTGTGGTTGATTTAAAGGATGAAAGTCATTATACT from Mycoplasmatota bacterium carries:
- the rpoZ gene encoding DNA-directed RNA polymerase subunit omega — encoded protein: MRYPSIDKLLKIVDSKYKLVLLSSKRAKSIEQGSPEQIEDLKCYKPVGIALEEILEDKLNIKY
- the gmk gene encoding guanylate kinase, which gives rise to MKLNERGLLIVISGPSGVGKGTVRKALFEREKHNLEYSVSMTTRVPRHGETGGIDYFFVTKEQFEHKIQAGGLLEYAEFVGNYYGTPMDYVENRLDQGKEVVLEIEVQGAMQVRERMPDAVFIFIAPPSRQALRDRITKRATEPEAIINKRMAKAEREFGMAHKYDYIVVNDTVENAADRIMAIIRAEHAKTERTIHKYMKILEVE